A genome region from Actinobacillus arthritidis includes the following:
- the secA gene encoding preprotein translocase subunit SecA, protein MISKIITSIFGSSNDRTLKRLRKRVAQINKLEPAFEKLTDEELQAKTAEFKQRLADGASLDSLLHEAFATVREASRRVMGMRHFDVQLIGGMVLTGRNIAEMRTGEGKTLTATLPCYLNALTGKGVHVVTVNDYLARRDAETNRPLFEFLGLTVAVNIPGLPNEVKREAYKADITYSTNSELGFDYLRDNLAHAKEDRFQRELHYALVDEVDSILIDEARTPLIISGPAEDATQIYQAIDTIIPHLIQQDKEDTEEYTGEGDFTLDLKNKQAHLTERGMVKVEGILTEMGLMQEGETLYHPARIALLHHVYAALRAHKLFELDVDYIVKDGEVVIIDEHTGRTMAGRRWSDGLHQAIEAKEKVNIQGENQTVASITYQNYFRLYEKLAGMTGTADTEAFEFQQIYGLDTIVVPTNKPVIRDDRTDLMFKSEPEKFAAIINDIKDCMARQQPVLVGTASVEKSELLSAELTKAGIAHNVLNAKFHAQEAEIVAEAGAPGAVTIATNMAGRGTDIVLGGNWKAEIAKLENPTEEQIEAIKATWKERYDIVMKAGGLHIIGTERHESRRIDNQLRGRSGRQGDPGSSRFYLSLDDALMRIYLNEGKLNMMRKAFSEEGEAMESKLLTKVIASAQAKVEAHNFDGRKNLLQYDDVANEQRKAIYEQRNYLLETDDISAMISTVREDVFNNVISQYIPPQSIEEMWDVAGLEDALKRQFGMELPIQHWLEQENDLHEETLRERIVDIAKQEYQAKEEKVGSEVMRNFEKGVMLQNLDELWKEHLSAMDYLRKGIHLRGYAQKDPKQEYKKESFEMFTNMLDLLKSNVISVLSRIQVRSQEEIEEAQRQQDAMAQAESEGYRAEDNQAEDQQTAELTEEQLANLDIGRNDPCPCGSGKKYKHCHGSKARYA, encoded by the coding sequence ATGATTTCAAAAATTATCACTTCGATTTTCGGCTCAAGTAACGATCGTACGTTAAAACGTTTAAGAAAGCGTGTTGCTCAAATTAATAAACTTGAACCAGCATTTGAAAAATTAACTGATGAAGAATTACAAGCAAAAACGGCGGAATTTAAACAACGTTTAGCAGATGGTGCAAGCCTTGACAGCTTATTGCATGAAGCGTTTGCAACTGTGCGTGAGGCAAGTCGCCGTGTGATGGGCATGCGTCATTTTGATGTGCAATTAATCGGCGGTATGGTCTTAACTGGTCGTAATATCGCAGAGATGCGTACTGGTGAAGGTAAAACCTTAACCGCAACATTACCTTGTTACTTAAATGCGTTAACCGGTAAAGGTGTACACGTTGTAACCGTGAACGATTATCTTGCACGCCGTGATGCGGAAACAAACCGCCCGTTATTTGAATTTTTGGGTTTAACTGTTGCGGTGAATATTCCGGGACTGCCTAATGAAGTCAAACGTGAAGCCTATAAAGCGGATATTACCTACTCAACTAATAGTGAGTTAGGTTTCGATTATTTACGCGATAACCTTGCACACGCAAAAGAAGATCGTTTTCAACGTGAATTACATTATGCGTTAGTGGATGAGGTGGACTCAATCTTAATTGATGAAGCACGTACGCCGTTAATTATTTCAGGTCCAGCGGAAGATGCGACTCAAATCTATCAAGCAATTGATACGATTATTCCACATTTGATTCAGCAAGATAAAGAAGACACCGAAGAATATACTGGTGAAGGCGATTTCACCTTAGATCTGAAAAATAAACAAGCGCATTTAACTGAGCGTGGTATGGTGAAAGTAGAAGGCATTTTGACTGAAATGGGCTTAATGCAAGAAGGCGAAACACTTTATCATCCGGCTCGTATCGCGTTATTACATCACGTTTATGCGGCGTTACGTGCGCATAAATTATTTGAATTAGATGTAGATTACATCGTAAAAGATGGTGAGGTGGTGATTATTGACGAACATACCGGTCGTACAATGGCTGGTCGTCGTTGGTCTGACGGGTTACACCAAGCGATTGAAGCGAAAGAAAAAGTCAATATTCAAGGTGAAAACCAAACTGTTGCGTCTATCACTTACCAAAACTATTTCCGTTTATACGAAAAATTAGCTGGTATGACTGGTACAGCGGATACGGAAGCGTTTGAATTTCAACAAATTTACGGTTTGGATACAATCGTTGTTCCAACCAATAAACCGGTTATTCGTGATGACCGTACCGACTTAATGTTTAAGAGTGAGCCGGAGAAATTTGCGGCGATTATCAATGATATTAAAGACTGTATGGCTCGCCAACAACCGGTGTTAGTCGGTACGGCATCCGTTGAAAAATCAGAACTTTTATCGGCAGAATTAACCAAAGCCGGTATCGCACATAACGTATTAAATGCGAAATTTCATGCACAAGAAGCGGAAATCGTAGCGGAAGCAGGCGCACCGGGTGCAGTGACTATCGCAACCAATATGGCGGGGCGTGGTACGGATATCGTATTAGGTGGTAACTGGAAAGCGGAAATTGCGAAGTTAGAAAATCCGACTGAAGAGCAAATCGAAGCGATTAAAGCGACTTGGAAAGAACGTTATGACATTGTGATGAAAGCCGGTGGTTTACATATTATCGGTACTGAACGTCATGAATCTCGCCGTATCGACAATCAGTTACGTGGTCGTTCTGGTCGTCAAGGTGACCCGGGTTCATCACGTTTCTATCTGTCTTTAGATGATGCGTTAATGCGTATTTACCTAAATGAAGGTAAATTAAATATGATGCGTAAAGCCTTCTCCGAAGAAGGCGAGGCGATGGAGTCTAAATTACTGACGAAAGTGATTGCTTCGGCACAAGCAAAAGTGGAAGCACATAACTTCGATGGTCGTAAAAACTTATTACAGTACGATGATGTGGCGAACGAACAACGTAAAGCGATTTACGAACAACGTAATTACTTGCTTGAAACCGATGATATTTCAGCGATGATCAGCACAGTGCGTGAAGACGTGTTCAATAATGTGATTAGCCAATATATTCCACCGCAATCCATTGAAGAAATGTGGGATGTTGCAGGCTTAGAAGATGCGTTAAAACGCCAATTCGGTATGGAATTGCCTATCCAACATTGGTTAGAACAAGAGAATGACTTACACGAAGAAACATTGCGTGAGCGTATTGTTGATATTGCGAAACAAGAGTACCAAGCGAAAGAAGAAAAAGTCGGCTCGGAAGTGATGCGTAACTTTGAAAAAGGCGTGATGCTCCAGAACTTAGATGAACTCTGGAAAGAACATCTTTCGGCTATGGATTATTTACGTAAAGGGATTCACTTACGTGGTTATGCACAAAAAGATCCGAAACAAGAGTATAAAAAAGAATCATTTGAAATGTTTACCAATATGCTCGATTTGTTGAAATCTAATGTGATTAGCGTGTTAAGCCGTATTCAAGTGCGTAGCCAAGAAGAGATTGAAGAAGCACAACGTCAGCAAGACGCGATGGCGCAAGCGGAATCGGAAGGTTATCGTGCTGAAGATAATCAGGCGGAAGATCAACAAACGGCAGAATTAACGGAAGAACAGTTAGCGAATCTGGATATCGGTCGTAATGATCCTTGTCCTTGCGGCTCCGGCAAAAAATATAAACATTGCCACGGCAGTAAAGCCAGATATGCGTAA
- the secM gene encoding secA translation cis-regulator SecM → MGLFRHFHKAPFWSQLVLGLVAIFALPEIQATVARDDEQSTVINRSITQFAQLSDDIEQQSLFIAECRQVSLFKPLQAVTFCEFLTKSYRFDGDDNHPIRAGPFA, encoded by the coding sequence ATGGGTTTATTTCGACATTTTCATAAAGCACCTTTTTGGTCGCAACTGGTTCTCGGACTCGTTGCGATTTTTGCGTTACCTGAAATTCAGGCAACAGTTGCTCGAGATGACGAACAATCTACTGTTATTAATCGATCTATTACACAGTTTGCTCAATTATCCGATGATATTGAACAACAATCTTTATTTATTGCAGAGTGCCGCCAAGTATCGCTATTCAAACCGTTACAAGCGGTAACATTTTGCGAATTTCTTACCAAATCCTACCGCTTTGACGGAGATGATAATCATCCGATTCGAGCCGGACCTTTCGCCTAA
- a CDS encoding DciA family protein yields the protein MKNSAIKNITEILQNSSLSRIVQRANQLNDLHQKVQKLLPEQYRGLYRIVNLVDNQLIFEVQNATVRQGLQLQTSLLLQLIHSDFPNVTELQFNVNPSFKHI from the coding sequence ATGAAAAATTCAGCAATAAAAAATATCACAGAAATTTTACAGAACTCAAGCCTAAGTCGGATTGTCCAACGAGCTAACCAATTGAATGATTTACATCAAAAAGTACAAAAATTACTGCCGGAACAATATCGTGGGCTTTACCGCATTGTCAATTTAGTTGATAATCAGCTTATATTTGAAGTGCAAAATGCGACTGTTCGGCAAGGTTTACAGTTACAAACATCACTTTTATTACAATTAATTCACTCTGATTTTCCCAATGTAACTGAACTTCAGTTTAACGTGAATCCGAGTTTTAAACATATCTAG
- a CDS encoding copper resistance protein NlpE, translated as MKKLALLMAISTLGACSLLPQQSVTGTFKGDLPCADCEKIQAELILGANNSYQYNTVFIKNGKEHPFSDKGTYTWEQGKRGVIRLEKDSGALAFKVNETQAEICDANGNPPKVANNPYVLRKVK; from the coding sequence ATGAAAAAACTTGCTTTATTAATGGCCATCAGTACCTTAGGTGCATGTTCATTATTACCACAACAATCAGTAACAGGCACATTTAAAGGTGACTTACCTTGTGCCGATTGTGAAAAGATTCAAGCCGAATTAATTCTCGGTGCAAATAATAGTTACCAATATAACACCGTCTTTATTAAAAATGGCAAAGAGCATCCATTTAGCGATAAAGGCACTTATACTTGGGAACAAGGTAAACGCGGTGTAATCCGTTTAGAAAAAGATTCCGGAGCGCTTGCATTTAAAGTGAATGAAACACAAGCTGAAATTTGTGACGCTAACGGTAACCCACCAAAAGTAGCAAATAACCCATATGTGTTACGTAAAGTAAAATAA
- the tcdA gene encoding tRNA cyclic N6-threonylcarbamoyladenosine(37) synthase TcdA: MARVDNYEQRFGGIGRLYTPEGLAKLRQSHICVIGIGGVGSWAVEALARSGIGKITMIDMDDICVTNINRQIHAMTGTVAQLKTEAMKERIERINPECVVEIIDDFITPENIPEYLNCGYDYVIDAIDSVKTKAALIAYCKRNKIRMITTGGAGGQTDPTQIQITDLSKTIQDPLASKVRSLLRKEYNFSQNPKRKFGIDCVFSTQPLIFPKMGEGCEVSATMNCANGFGAVTMVTATFGFFAVSRVIDKLLK; encoded by the coding sequence ATGGCGAGAGTGGATAATTATGAACAACGTTTTGGCGGAATCGGGCGACTTTATACGCCGGAAGGTTTAGCAAAATTACGTCAGTCACATATTTGTGTGATTGGGATTGGCGGTGTTGGTTCGTGGGCGGTGGAAGCGCTTGCCCGTTCTGGCATTGGTAAAATCACGATGATTGATATGGATGATATTTGCGTAACCAATATCAATCGCCAAATTCACGCAATGACCGGTACGGTTGCTCAGTTAAAAACCGAAGCAATGAAAGAGCGTATTGAGAGGATTAATCCCGAATGTGTAGTGGAAATTATTGATGATTTCATCACACCAGAGAATATCCCTGAATATCTGAACTGTGGCTATGATTATGTGATTGATGCGATTGATTCGGTGAAAACCAAAGCGGCACTTATCGCTTACTGTAAGCGTAATAAGATCAGAATGATTACTACTGGCGGTGCAGGCGGTCAGACTGATCCGACTCAGATTCAAATTACTGATTTAAGTAAAACGATTCAGGATCCGCTTGCCTCTAAAGTGCGTTCGTTATTACGTAAGGAATATAACTTTAGTCAAAATCCAAAACGTAAGTTTGGTATTGATTGTGTTTTCTCAACTCAACCGCTAATTTTTCCGAAAATGGGAGAAGGTTGTGAGGTATCGGCAACGATGAATTGTGCAAATGGCTTTGGTGCGGTAACAATGGTAACGGCAACCTTTGGTTTCTTTGCTGTAAGCCGAGTAATCGATAAGCTATTGAAATGA
- a CDS encoding ABC transporter ATP-binding protein, which produces MALLNLSNAYLGFGDHPLLDHTELHIEPGERVCLVGRNGAGKSTLMKVLAGEVQLDDGKLIFEKDIVVTRLEQDPPRHIQDTVFDYVAEGIAHLSDLLKQYHHISQQMQTDYSDELLAKLSNVQAQLEHNNGWQFENRIQDTLKLLELDPDKRLCELSGGWVRRAALARALVADPDILLLDEPTNHLDVEAITWLEDLLLNFKGSIIFISHDRSFIRKMATRIVDLDRGKLVSYPSNYDVYLETKAEDLRVEALQNELFDKKLAQEEVWIRQGIKARRTRNEGRVRALKALREERRNRREVQGTAKIQIDQTARSGKIVFEVENASYEIEGKTLLKNFTTTIQRGDKIALVGPNGRGKTTFIKLLLGELQPTSGSIRCGTKLEVAYFDQYRADLDPEKTVMDNVADGKQDVEVNGVKRHVLGYLQDFLFPPKRAMTPVKALSGGERNRLLLAKLLLKPNNLLILDEPTNDLDVETLELLEELLADYQGTLLIVSHDRQFIDNTVTECYFFEGNGVLNKYVGGYFDAKQQQENYHATLAQNQPNKRSNSAETLQKAEEKQPLVTKSEPAKKVKLSYKEQRELEELPAKMEALEAEMESLQAEVNSADFFSKDPSYTQVQLQKLADAEMALEAAFERWEVLENIKNGNL; this is translated from the coding sequence ATGGCACTACTAAATTTATCCAATGCCTATTTAGGTTTTGGCGATCATCCGTTATTGGATCATACGGAATTACATATTGAACCGGGCGAGCGAGTTTGCTTGGTTGGACGCAACGGGGCGGGAAAATCCACGCTGATGAAAGTCTTGGCGGGCGAAGTTCAGCTGGATGACGGTAAGCTGATTTTTGAAAAAGATATTGTGGTAACACGCCTTGAGCAAGATCCGCCTCGTCATATTCAAGATACGGTATTTGATTATGTAGCGGAAGGGATTGCGCATCTTAGCGACTTATTGAAGCAATATCACCACATTTCGCAACAAATGCAGACGGATTATAGCGATGAGCTATTAGCCAAATTATCGAATGTACAGGCACAGCTTGAGCATAATAACGGTTGGCAGTTTGAGAATCGTATTCAAGATACTCTTAAATTATTGGAATTGGATCCGGATAAACGTTTATGCGAATTATCGGGCGGTTGGGTTCGTCGTGCGGCATTAGCTCGTGCATTGGTTGCGGATCCGGATATTCTGTTATTAGATGAACCGACCAACCATTTGGACGTGGAAGCGATTACGTGGCTTGAGGATTTATTGCTCAATTTTAAAGGCTCGATCATCTTTATTTCGCACGACCGTTCATTTATCCGTAAGATGGCAACTCGCATTGTCGATCTTGACCGAGGTAAGTTAGTTTCTTATCCAAGTAATTATGATGTGTATTTAGAAACTAAAGCGGAAGATTTGCGTGTTGAAGCATTACAAAATGAGCTGTTTGATAAAAAATTAGCACAAGAAGAAGTGTGGATTCGTCAAGGCATTAAAGCACGCCGTACTCGTAATGAAGGTCGTGTGCGTGCATTAAAAGCATTGCGTGAAGAACGTCGTAATCGCCGAGAGGTACAGGGTACGGCTAAAATTCAAATCGATCAAACCGCACGTTCAGGCAAAATCGTCTTTGAAGTAGAAAATGCAAGTTATGAAATTGAAGGCAAAACCTTGCTGAAAAATTTCACAACTACCATTCAGCGAGGCGATAAAATTGCGTTAGTCGGTCCGAATGGTCGCGGTAAAACCACCTTTATCAAATTGTTATTAGGTGAGTTGCAACCGACTTCAGGCTCAATTCGTTGTGGTACGAAACTGGAAGTGGCTTATTTTGACCAATATCGGGCGGATCTCGATCCTGAGAAAACGGTAATGGATAACGTGGCGGATGGCAAACAAGACGTAGAAGTAAACGGGGTAAAACGCCACGTGTTAGGTTATCTACAAGATTTCTTGTTCCCGCCAAAACGTGCGATGACTCCGGTAAAAGCCTTGTCGGGCGGTGAGCGTAACCGTTTATTACTGGCTAAATTATTACTTAAACCGAATAACTTATTGATTCTGGATGAGCCGACCAATGACTTGGACGTTGAAACCCTTGAGTTACTGGAAGAGTTATTAGCGGATTATCAAGGTACATTGCTGATTGTGAGCCACGACCGTCAATTTATCGACAATACCGTGACGGAATGTTATTTCTTTGAAGGTAATGGCGTATTAAATAAATATGTAGGCGGTTATTTTGATGCGAAACAGCAACAAGAAAACTACCACGCCACACTTGCACAGAACCAGCCGAACAAGCGGTCAAATTCTGCTGAAACTTTACAAAAAGCAGAAGAAAAACAACCGCTTGTAACGAAGTCGGAACCGGCTAAAAAGGTAAAACTTTCTTATAAAGAGCAAAGAGAGCTTGAGGAATTACCGGCAAAAATGGAAGCCTTAGAGGCGGAAATGGAAAGTTTGCAGGCAGAAGTCAATAGTGCGGACTTTTTCAGTAAAGATCCAAGCTATACGCAAGTGCAATTACAAAAACTGGCGGATGCGGAAATGGCGTTAGAAGCCGCTTTTGAGCGTTGGGAAGTATTGGAAAATATTAAAAACGGGAATTTGTAA
- a CDS encoding BRO family protein — protein sequence MNELKLFENSQIRSVWDEEQEEWFFSIVDIVAALTDSLDPKQYIKKMKSRDPELNANWGTICTPVQMLALDGKMRKVQAADMSGIFRIIQSIPSPKAEPFKLWLAQVGKERIDEIIDPELTIDRALQTYLQKGYSKEWINQRLQAIQVRKELTDEWQSHGVQHGAEYAILTNEISRAWSGMSTKEYKTFKGLKKENLRDNMTTLELVLNMLAEATTTELTRQTNPQGLEENKAVAKRGGTVAGNARKEIEAQTGKPVISKQNAIDFAKLIEDVTKNK from the coding sequence ATGAACGAGCTTAAACTTTTTGAAAATAGCCAAATTCGTTCAGTATGGGACGAAGAGCAAGAAGAATGGTTTTTTAGTATTGTGGATATTGTGGCGGCTTTAACAGATAGCCTCGATCCTAAACAATATATTAAAAAAATGAAAAGCAGAGATCCGGAACTAAATGCCAATTGGGGTACAATTTGTACCCCAGTTCAAATGTTGGCTTTAGATGGGAAAATGCGTAAAGTTCAAGCTGCTGATATGTCAGGTATTTTCCGTATAATCCAATCTATTCCAAGCCCTAAAGCTGAACCATTCAAACTGTGGTTAGCTCAAGTTGGAAAAGAGCGAATTGATGAAATTATTGATCCTGAATTAACTATCGACCGTGCGCTACAAACCTACTTGCAAAAGGGTTACAGTAAAGAGTGGATTAATCAGCGTTTACAAGCAATCCAAGTACGTAAAGAATTAACTGATGAATGGCAATCTCATGGCGTTCAGCACGGTGCGGAATATGCTATTTTGACTAATGAGATTAGCCGTGCTTGGAGTGGAATGAGTACCAAAGAGTACAAAACATTCAAAGGGTTAAAAAAAGAAAATTTACGAGATAATATGACAACACTTGAGTTGGTGTTAAATATGTTAGCGGAAGCGACAACAACGGAGCTGACTCGTCAAACTAATCCACAAGGTTTGGAAGAAAATAAGGCGGTTGCGAAGCGTGGCGGAACGGTTGCAGGTAATGCAAGAAAAGAGATTGAAGCACAAACGGGTAAACCGGTTATTAGCAAACAAAACGCGATTGACTTTGCTAAGTTAATTGAAGATGTAACAAAAAATAAATAA
- the gyrA gene encoding DNA topoisomerase (ATP-hydrolyzing) subunit A has product MSELAKDITPVSIEDELKTSYLDYAMSVIVGRALPDVRDGLKPVHRRVLFSMDQNSNTFNRPHVKSARVVGDVIGKYHPHGDSAVYDTIVRMAQPFSLRYMLVDGQGNFGSIDGDAPVAMRYTEVRMQKITQELLTDLDKETVDYSPNYDGKEMIPDVLPTKIPALLVNGSSGIAVGMATNIPPHNLNEVLDGCLAYIEDEQISIEELMRFIPGPDFPTGAIINGRKGIEEAYRTGRGKVYVRAKASVEITEKGREQIIVTELPYQVNKAKLIEKIAELVKDKKIEGISGIQDHSDKKGISIVIEVKRDAVGEVVLNHLYSLTQMQVTFGINMVALDHGQPKVLNLKQIIEAFVKHRREVVTRRTIFELRKARERAHILEGLAIALANIDPVIELIRNSKTADEAREGLLARAWALGNVAPMLEVAGVDASRPEDLPENLGVRDGQYYLSEAQARAILELRLHRLTGLEHEKIVDEYKELLTEIGELLHILSGAERLMEVIREELEKVKAEFGDERRTEITAASGDINMEDLIAQEDVVVTLSHAGYVKYQPLSDYEAQRRGGKGKSATKMKEDDFIEKLLVANTHDTILCFSSRGRLYQLKVYQLPQASRGARGTPIVNILPLVKEENERITAILPIPNGEFSADKFIFMATASGVVKKVSLDAFSNVRSSGLIALKLREGDELIGVDITDGESEIMLFSAQGRVVRFAEKAVRAMGRTATGVRGIKLATTDISSEEIEEAEIVEIENEEAEDSSSVSLDTDRVVSLVIPRTEGDILTVTQNGFGKRTVIGEYPVKSRATKGVVSIKVNERNGKVVAAVQVEEADQIMLITDAGTLVRTRVAEVSLVGRNTQGVRIIRTADDESVVSVERVCEPDDEDENSEVLDNVENTETSTEA; this is encoded by the coding sequence ATGAGCGAATTAGCCAAAGATATTACTCCCGTCAGTATCGAAGACGAGTTAAAAACGTCTTATCTCGACTATGCGATGTCTGTTATTGTCGGACGTGCGCTACCCGATGTGCGTGATGGTTTAAAACCGGTACACCGCCGCGTGTTATTCTCAATGGATCAAAACAGCAATACGTTTAACCGCCCACACGTAAAATCTGCACGTGTGGTGGGTGACGTAATCGGTAAATACCACCCACACGGTGATTCTGCTGTGTATGACACCATTGTACGTATGGCACAGCCGTTCTCACTTCGTTATATGTTGGTTGACGGTCAAGGTAACTTTGGTTCGATTGACGGCGATGCGCCGGTCGCGATGCGTTATACCGAAGTGCGTATGCAAAAAATTACGCAGGAATTATTAACGGATTTAGATAAGGAAACCGTGGATTACTCGCCGAACTATGACGGCAAAGAGATGATTCCTGATGTATTACCGACCAAAATCCCAGCGTTATTAGTAAACGGTTCATCCGGTATTGCGGTTGGTATGGCAACCAATATTCCGCCGCACAACTTAAATGAAGTGTTGGACGGTTGTTTAGCTTACATTGAAGACGAGCAAATCAGCATTGAAGAATTAATGCGTTTTATCCCGGGGCCGGATTTCCCGACAGGGGCGATTATTAACGGTCGTAAAGGGATTGAAGAAGCGTATCGTACCGGTCGTGGTAAAGTTTACGTGCGTGCGAAAGCAAGCGTAGAAATCACGGAAAAAGGTCGTGAGCAAATTATTGTTACTGAGCTTCCGTACCAAGTAAACAAAGCGAAGTTGATCGAGAAAATTGCCGAATTAGTGAAAGATAAGAAAATCGAAGGCATTAGCGGTATTCAAGATCACTCGGATAAAAAAGGTATCTCAATCGTTATCGAAGTAAAACGTGATGCGGTCGGTGAAGTGGTCTTAAATCACCTTTACTCGCTAACGCAAATGCAAGTAACGTTTGGTATCAATATGGTTGCGCTTGATCACGGTCAGCCGAAAGTATTGAATTTAAAACAAATTATCGAAGCATTTGTGAAACACCGCCGTGAAGTGGTGACACGCCGTACCATTTTTGAATTACGCAAAGCGCGTGAGCGTGCACATATTTTAGAAGGTTTAGCGATTGCGTTAGCCAATATCGATCCGGTTATCGAGTTAATTCGTAACTCAAAAACAGCGGATGAAGCACGTGAAGGTTTATTAGCTCGTGCGTGGGCATTGGGTAACGTTGCACCAATGTTAGAAGTCGCCGGTGTAGATGCGTCACGTCCGGAAGATTTACCGGAAAACTTAGGTGTACGTGACGGTCAATACTATCTTTCCGAAGCGCAAGCACGTGCGATTTTAGAATTACGTTTACACCGTTTAACCGGTTTAGAACACGAAAAAATTGTTGATGAATATAAAGAGCTACTTACTGAAATCGGCGAATTATTACATATTCTAAGCGGCGCAGAACGCTTAATGGAAGTGATTCGTGAAGAATTAGAAAAAGTGAAAGCGGAATTTGGTGACGAACGCCGTACCGAAATTACAGCGGCTTCGGGCGATATCAATATGGAAGATTTAATCGCTCAAGAAGACGTGGTAGTCACACTTTCTCACGCGGGTTATGTGAAATACCAACCGCTTTCAGATTACGAAGCACAACGTCGTGGCGGTAAAGGTAAATCTGCGACTAAGATGAAAGAAGACGATTTCATCGAGAAATTATTAGTGGCGAATACCCACGATACGATTTTATGTTTCTCAAGCCGTGGTCGTTTATATCAATTAAAAGTGTATCAATTACCGCAAGCAAGTCGTGGTGCACGTGGTACGCCAATCGTGAACATTCTGCCATTAGTGAAAGAAGAAAATGAACGTATCACTGCGATTCTACCGATTCCGAACGGTGAATTTAGTGCGGATAAATTTATCTTTATGGCAACCGCAAGCGGTGTCGTGAAGAAAGTCAGTTTAGATGCGTTCAGCAACGTGCGTTCAAGCGGTCTGATTGCATTAAAACTTCGCGAAGGCGATGAGTTAATCGGCGTTGATATTACCGATGGCGAGAGCGAGATTATGTTGTTCTCAGCACAAGGTCGAGTAGTACGTTTTGCAGAAAAAGCGGTGCGTGCAATGGGACGTACCGCAACAGGTGTTCGAGGTATTAAACTTGCTACGACAGACATTTCAAGTGAAGAAATTGAAGAAGCGGAAATCGTAGAAATTGAAAACGAAGAAGCAGAAGATTCATCAAGTGTAAGTCTTGATACAGACCGAGTGGTATCACTTGTGATTCCTCGTACGGAAGGCGATATTCTAACGGTAACGCAAAACGGTTTCGGTAAACGTACCGTGATTGGTGAATATCCGGTTAAATCTCGTGCAACCAAAGGTGTAGTTTCTATCAAAGTGAACGAACGTAACGGTAAAGTAGTTGCGGCGGTTCAAGTTGAAGAAGCGGATCAAATTATGTTGATTACCGATGCCGGAACGCTAGTTCGTACCCGAGTCGCAGAAGTTAGCCTCGTTGGCCGTAACACTCAAGGCGTTCGTATTATCCGTACCGCAGATGACGAAAGCGTAGTAAGCGTAGAGCGAGTTTGCGAACCTGACGATGAAGACGAAAACAGCGAAGTGTTAGACAACGTAGAAAACACAGAAACTTCAACAGAAGCCTAA
- the ubiG gene encoding bifunctional 2-polyprenyl-6-hydroxyphenol methylase/3-demethylubiquinol 3-O-methyltransferase UbiG, producing MNNIDQTELDKFEKMVATWWDPNGDFKPIHLLNPLRLDYIQQKSNGLFGKKVLDVGCGGGILSEAMAKTGANVTGIDMTTEPLDVARKHAEESGLSIDYRQTTIEDFVQNQTACHAEKFDVITCMEMLEHVPDPLSIIQSCKALLKPDGVLFFSTINRTFKAYMLVIIGAEYVLKMLPKGTHEFEKFIKPAELLNWCDMADLRCQEMKGYHFNPVTEKFWLNNDVSCNYIAMLK from the coding sequence ATGAACAATATTGATCAAACAGAACTCGATAAATTTGAAAAAATGGTCGCAACATGGTGGGATCCGAACGGCGACTTTAAACCGATTCATTTACTTAATCCGCTACGCTTAGACTATATCCAGCAAAAATCAAACGGACTATTCGGCAAAAAAGTGTTAGATGTCGGTTGTGGCGGAGGCATTTTAAGTGAAGCAATGGCAAAAACTGGTGCCAATGTTACGGGTATTGATATGACTACCGAACCGCTTGACGTTGCACGTAAACACGCTGAAGAAAGTGGCTTAAGCATCGATTACCGCCAAACCACGATTGAAGATTTTGTGCAAAATCAGACCGCTTGTCATGCCGAAAAATTTGATGTGATTACCTGTATGGAAATGTTAGAACACGTACCGGATCCGCTTTCGATTATTCAAAGTTGTAAAGCGTTACTCAAACCGGACGGCGTGTTATTTTTTTCTACGATTAACCGTACATTTAAAGCCTATATGCTGGTAATTATCGGAGCAGAATATGTGCTAAAAATGTTGCCGAAAGGCACGCACGAATTTGAAAAATTTATTAAACCGGCAGAATTATTAAATTGGTGTGATATGGCAGATTTACGTTGCCAAGAAATGAAAGGCTATCATTTTAATCCAGTAACCGAAAAGTTTTGGCTAAATAATGATGTTAGTTGCAATTATATTGCAATGCTAAAATAG